A region from the Polaribacter sp. Hel1_33_78 genome encodes:
- a CDS encoding DUF6702 family protein translates to MKFKKTFLLLFIIPFLSFTAHKNYLSLTQINYKSESKSIQIVINVFMDDIETALNSDYKINLQLTTKNEFKNNDSYFKRYLKEKIHFKVDNIPKEFKYIGKEYDGDLVYFYLEIENINQLKTIDLTNNILTKHFPEQQNLTKCKLGDKHKSILLTKKENLAKFKYE, encoded by the coding sequence ATGAAATTTAAGAAAACATTTTTACTGCTATTTATCATTCCCTTTTTATCTTTTACTGCACACAAGAATTATTTAAGTTTAACACAAATAAATTACAAAAGTGAGTCGAAATCTATTCAAATTGTAATCAATGTTTTTATGGATGATATTGAAACCGCATTAAATAGCGATTACAAAATTAATTTACAATTGACCACAAAAAATGAATTCAAGAATAATGATAGTTATTTTAAGAGGTATTTAAAAGAAAAAATACATTTTAAAGTTGATAATATTCCTAAAGAATTCAAGTATATAGGTAAAGAATATGATGGAGATTTAGTTTATTTCTATCTAGAAATAGAAAACATCAATCAATTAAAAACTATAGATCTTACTAATAATATACTCACAAAACATTTTCCAGAACAACAAAATTTAACAAAGTGTAAACTTGGAGATAAACACAAAAGTATATTACTGACCAAAAAAGAAAATTTAGCTAAATTTAAATATGAATAG